A window of the Kazachstania africana CBS 2517 chromosome 10, complete genome genome harbors these coding sequences:
- the SPC98 gene encoding Spc98p (similar to Saccharomyces cerevisiae SPC98 (YNL126W); ancestral locus Anc_2.144): protein MSLKDKLYFMMELVAPQSIADDQLRLVSNELLQMLQSPTRTIAQLESLLYKIKRLIPLNPQSESLWDRFEDTIFRAAQLRDTEEMDRYLSTAYVKLQELLQSPRNLYQRPNSYFLNKDNLDSYNDFNVPIGVPSIFSDSFETMDRLSDRRSMVSSHYTNHRGNHINNNGQPLRNLVVPFYRKMVPEEEILRNISYTLLGIESDMFPFENDSIKIPYNIPNADSGILHLIFEAGLIYKSLSQDIENYRKDIDQISPMKKALLMEVEKNLNNYTGFINTLFNSGKATTLKALYLELSESINTLRLYYRTLNQFENITGDKYLSNFYSNKSHGDPSIRAVSKNLYESLLSLYFEYLTSWLLLGKLETTTFNEFFIEKVTEEENSTNTYIPYKLVESKNLSFFPIEMTRKVYMIGKTYIFITKYCNELQWSNDFTKRYSLKYQNLSSPDFIPEFYTIIREQYTEVVRFTNEILRKKFYFTETIHMLKNILLMGKNDLIDMIILKGKDILNEPSSALTSYTSSRILQDAVQQSSFRNWINRSDNNSLINRLDARVLNLTHGSLGWDVFTLEYIVHEPLSVVLNVNRDTGRKEYLRIFNFLWKFKRNDFFYNNEMLRSKELIRSFKKFSLHSPLARDLLLKLSKFSILRSQLQQFNYKIESYYLLFIIEKAFDDLDEKLKLSEKYKGKASMETTKTSTGLVVLKYMLRPNKNVISNTFSNDSSITRKYTSLDEEEYLNIDQIEETHNTFLNNILSHRLLSSDTRGFKTGQSYAKTVLIILHEISNFILSYSNLNSIAHSILLQLNLQNNEELNDLIAQFNSISTELINCHKNFEHFAYYFIYDLKNDNDESLNRFARMLR from the coding sequence ATGAGTTTGAAGGATAAGCTGTATTTCATGATGGAATTAGTGGCTCCGCAAAGTATAGCAGATGACCAATTGCGTCTGGTTTCCAATGAGCTCCTTCAAATGTTACAATCTCCAACACGAACTATCGCTCAGTTAGAATCCCTACTatacaaaataaaaagactTATACCTCTAAATCCGCAAAGTGAAAGTTTATGGGACAGATTTGAAGATACAATATTTCGTGCAGCGCAACTACGTGATACAGAGGAAATGGATCGGTATCTTTCGACAGCCTACGTTAAATTGCAAGAACTCTTACAATCCCCAAGGAACTTATATCAAAGACCCAACTCTTACTTTCTAAATAAGGATAATTTAGATTCCTATAATGACTTTAATGTCCCTATTGGAGTACCGAGCATATTTTCAGATTCATTCGAAACTATGGACAGATTATCTGATAGGAGATCCATGGTATCTTCACACTACACAAATCATCGTGGAAACCacataaataataatggaCAACCATTGAGGAATCTGGTAGTTCCTTTCTACAGAAAAATGGTACCTGAGGAAGAAATCTTGAGAAACATCTCATATACACTTTTGGGTATAGAATCTGACATGTTtccttttgaaaatgactCTATAAAGATACCTTATAACATTCCGAATGCTGATAGTGGAATTTTACATTTGATTTTCGAAGCTGGTCTAATCTATAAGTCATTGAGccaagatattgaaaattacaGGAAAGATATTGATCAAATATCACCAATGAAAAAAGCTTTGCTCATGGaagtagaaaaaaatttgaataattatACTGGATTCATTAATACATTATTTAACTCAGGGAAAGCCACAACATTGAAAGCGTTATATTTAGAGCTGTCTGAATCCATCAATACACTCAGATTATATTATAGAACCCTCaaccaatttgaaaacatAACAGGTGACAAGTATTTGTCAAACTTCTATTCAAACAAGTCACATGGAGATCCCTCCATAAGAGCTGTCTCTAAAAATCTGTACGAATCTCTTTTGTCATTGTATTTTGAGTATTTGACTAGTTGGTTGCTTTTGGGTAAATTAGAGACAACaactttcaatgaattttttattgaaaaagtgacagaggaagaaaattcCACCAACACTTACATTCCATACAAACTTGTTGAAAGTAAAAACTTATCGTTCTTTCCTATTGAAATGACCAGAAAAGTTTACATGATAGGTAAAACATACATCTTTATCACAAAATACTGTAATGAATTACAATGGTCTAATGATTTCACGAAAAGATACAGTTTAAAATACCAAAACTTATCATCACCTGACTTCATCCCAGAATTCTATACCATAATTAGGGAACAATATACCGAAGTCGTCAGGTTTACAAATGAAATCCTTcgaaagaaattttatttcacAGAAACGATTCACAtgctgaaaaatattcttttaatgGGTAAGAATGATCTTATTGATATGATTATATTGAAAGGAAAAGATATATTAAATGAGCCCTCTTCTGCTTTAACTAGCTACACTTCATCTAGAATTCTACAAGATGCTGTACAACAATCATCATTCAGAAATTGGATAAATCGCTCCGATAATAACTCCTTAATAAACAGACTGGATGCAAGAGTCTTAAATTTAACACATGGATCTTTGGGATGGGATGTTTTCACACTAGAATACATTGTACACGAACCTTTATCTGTGGTGCTGAACGTTAACCGTGACACTGGGAGGAAAGAGTATCTGagaatattcaattttttgtggaaatttaaaagaaatgatttcttttacAACAACGAAATGTTAAGGTCAAAAGAACTGATAAGATCCTTTAAAAAGTTTTCTCTACATAGTCCCCTTGCGAGAGATTTGCTTCTTAAGTTATCGAAATTCTCCATATTAAGATCACAATTACAACAATTCAATTATAAGATAGAATCGTATTATCTTCTCTTTATTATAGAAAAAGCCTTTGATGACTTGGATGAAAAACTTAAACTAAGTGAGAAATATAAAGGTAAGGCTTCTATGGAGACTACAAAGACATCTACTGGGTTGGTTGTACTGAAGTACATGCTAAGGCCCAATAAAAACGTCATATCCAATACTTTTAGCAATGATTCTTCAATTACAAGGAAGTACACAAGTTTAGATGAGGAGGAATATCTCAATATCGATCAAATAGAAGAAACGCATAATACTTTTTTGAACAACATATTATCACATAGATTACTCTCATCAGATACTCGTGGTTTCAAGACAGGGCAGTCATATGCCAAAACAGTCCTCATTATTTTgcatgaaatttcaaactTTATTCTTTCTTACTCCAACCTTAATAGCATTGCACATTCTATATTATTACAGCtgaatttacaaaataatgagGAGTTAAATGATTTAATCGCCCAATTCAACTCTATCTCAACCgaattgatcaattgtCATAAAAACTTTGAGCATTTTGCCTATTATTTCATatatgatttgaaaaatgataatgatgagaGTTTAAATAGATTCGCAAGAATGCTGCGCTAG
- the FAR11 gene encoding Far11p (similar to Saccharomyces cerevisiae FAR11 (YNL127W); ancestral locus Anc_2.143) produces MNYNNAGNHRSISIEPVARSGSLESLETRTNGKKRVPKFADDTNADISRPGRRDAYNGEQDDDDDDDDDEEAKEQRQEQTHLLQDLDSMLRNKLKIGVSSPVLGLKDEISKNDRLSPRFLSPEPMSYNMREKGMNSIENELGRGPISQIPQSPEHMEEEDADQQDLSGDEDEEDEEFANVDEIDGPISMNDISKTKPSKPVTTNHNNIKKNDIKRLFRDRSNQNQKEQESHPEDYNIPMGEDFQKKLEKRLAELDTDASTTSTSKSQLSWSLKYFRNLQDELPEWFTSSDYTYFSEIKTEFEHMGGNVEEFLNNMTYAKLQIDNLIKNLSNEQSSSLLSLAYISMGTFASCNNMVEQLSYIRRNNLLLCDNLDAIIETFKELAMACKDDETNLKRNTTLFYYSSTILYFVTTVAIEKRDTKKTEVDKIIGAFERSEILSFLVKYIEQWRWHSRLSMRIRNMISLLFKLLLLQFGDEKVYNRTKASVYSHNNLIYSKDSRFNANLSVSPLQYLAFREDIRSRFPEYELPEQDLPRQGDNSNSLSQFLEIPRSKSKSSMNLTLAIPEVHIATPAPSPPQSPDLAGRGTFGESSLKARKSFQTNMAYPYLYPSDDEEDDDLSEKFPSTDQDNLKSDAKNKNNDVFVPYSVEEASKILAENLEIKLSTKQLWEERDIFMLKERGWSRNEAKTKSYLSIEDDKEVEYLQIMKRIGSFYQNCLPSLNSLIFVLLQTMESNLSNIDYKLNDEALNEDRTELLEASIESLKPQLEIMRAKELSLRASAGTLYLLLKWLKLNHILKFEQLSILIYDSRYVNICTSLLAKYSEGYVDRVFNKTITVNHSCWTECAKFNATYKGSISSPPLTSSNHILSSFAYSLKILRKITGNKIHRLKTLPLSIGFLFKKYYRIFNLDIYHPMLKIVKELTPFKNKKWKSEHMDLISGVYLYEKLELMDNWVTGKDIPRELNDACGQEIALRALVQFYNFNHYELSMEDLGYSKRSTSASDLIRKEVGNVVYQ; encoded by the coding sequence ATGAATTACAACAATGCAGGTAATCACAGATCGATTTCTATAGAACCAGTAGCTCGATCTGGGTCTCTGGAAAGTCTGGAGACACGTACAAACGGTAAGAAAAGAGTGCCGAAATTCGCTGATGACACCAATGCAGATATATCGAGGCCCGGTCGAAGAGATGCCTACAATGGCGAacaagatgatgatgatgatgatgatgatgatgaagaagcaaAGGAACAGAGACAAGAGCAGACACATCTTTTGCAGGATTTAGACAGTATGTTGAggaacaaattgaaaattggaGTGAGTAGCCCAGTTCTTGGGCTCAAGGATGAAATATCGAAAAATGATAGATTATCACCTCGTTTTTTAAGTCCCGAGCCAATGAGTTATAACATGAGGGAAAAGGGCATGAACAGCATTGAAAACGAGCTGGGTAGGGGTCCAATTTCTCAGATACCACAATCTCCTGAACACatggaagaagaggatGCTGATCAACAGGACCTCAGTGgagatgaagatgaagaagatgaggaGTTTGCGAATGTGGACGAAATTGACGGTCCAATTTCTATGAACGATATTTCTAAAACTAAGCCATCAAAACCTGTTACGACAAatcataataatatcaaaaaaaatgacataAAAAGACTCTTTCGAGATAGGTCTAATCAAAATCAGAAGGAGCAAGAATCACATCCAGAGGACTACAACATACCTATGGGTGAAGATTTCCAGAAGAAACTTGAAAAACGCCTCGCTGAACTAGATACGGATGCAAGCACTACTTCTACATCAAAATCTCAACTCTCTTGGTCATTGAAATACTTCCGTAACTTACAGGACGAACTACCTGAATGGTTCACTTCATCCGATTATACCTACTTTTCAGAAATTAAAACAGAATTTGAACATATGGGTGGAAATGTGGAAgagtttttgaataatatgACTTATGCAAAGTTACAAATTGACAATCTAATAAAAAACTTATCCAATGAACAGTCATCAAGCCTTTTATCCTTAGCTTACATCTCGATGGGAACTTTTGCATCTTGCAATAATATGGTTGAACAGTTATCTTACATACGACGTAACAATTTACTCCTTTGCGATAATTTAGATGCAATTATCGAAACTTTTAAAGAACTTGCTATGGCCTGCAAAGATGACGAGACTAACCTGAAAAGAAACACAACTTTATTCTATTATTCAAGTACAATACTTTATTTTGTTACCACTGTTGCAATAGAAAAGAGAGATACCAAAAAAACTGAAGTTGACAAAATTATCGGGGCCTTTGAACgatctgaaattttatccTTTTTAGTAAAGTACATAGAACAATGGCGTTGGCATAGCAGGCTATCAATGCGAATTAGGAACATGATCTCATTACTGTTTAAGTTACTTCTTCTGCAATTTGGAGATGAAAAGGTTTACAATCGCACAAAAGCTAGCGTATACAGTCATAACAATCTGATTTACTCCAAGGATAGCCGTTTTAATGCAAACCTATCAGTTTCTCCATTACAATATCTAGCATTTAGAGAGGACATCAGGTCAAGGTTTCCAGAATATGAGTTACCAGAACAAGATTTACCCAGGCAAGGTGATAATTCAAACTCATTatctcaatttcttgagaTTCCTAGGTCGAAATCCAAAAGTTCCATGAACCTAACTTTGGCTATCCCGGAGGTACATATTGCGACGCCAGCCCCATCTCCACCACAATCGCCAGATTTAGCCGGTCGTGGCACCTTTGGTGAAAGTTCTTTAAAGGCACGAAAATCTTTCCAAACAAATATGGCATACCCTTATCTTTATCCttcagatgatgaagaagatgatgatttgaGTGAAAAGTTTCCATCTACTGACCAAGATAATTTAAAATCTGAtgcaaaaaataaaaataatgatgttTTTGTCCCGTATAGTGTTGAAGAAGCCTCTAAGATCTTGGCTGAAAATTTAGAGATTAAATTAAGTACAAAGCAACTTTGGGAGGAACGAGATATATTCATGTTGAAAGAGCGTGGATGGTCTAGGAATGAGGCTAAAACTAAATCTTATTTGtctattgaagatgataaagaGGTGGAATATTTGCAAATTATGAAACGAATTGGTTCTTTTTACCAGAATTGCTTACCAAGCCTCAATTCTCTAATCTTCgttcttcttcaaactATGGAATCAAATTTGAGCAATATCGATTACAAGTTAAACGATGAAGCTCTTAATGAAGATCGAACAGAACTATTAGAGGCATCTATAGAGTCATTAAAACCACAATTGGAAATAATGAGAGCCAAAGAATTGTCACTCAGGGCATCTGCGGGCACATTATATCTACTATTAAAGTGgttgaaattgaatcatATATTAAAGTTTGAGCAACTCTCCATTTTAATATACGACTCTCGTTATGTCAACATATGCACATCTCTACTAGCCAAGTACTCAGAAGGGTATGTGGATCGAGTCTTCAATAAGACCATCACGGTAAACCATTCATGTTGGACTGAGTGCGCTAAATTCAATGCCACATACAAAGGATCCATCTCTTCTCCTCCATTAACTTCTAGCAATCACatactttcttcatttgcATACAGTCTTAAAATTCTCAGGAAGATAACGGGAAATAAGATACACAGATTGAAAACCCTGCCGCTCTCTATCGgatttcttttcaaaaagtaCTATAGGATCTTTAACCTAGATATCTATCATCCTATGTTGAAGATAGTCAAAGAATTGACCCCTTTTAAGAATAAGAAGTGGAAATCGGAACATATGGATTTGATTTCAGGTGTTTATctttatgaaaaattggaattgaTGGATAATTGGGTTACAGGTAAGGATATACCACGTGAACTGAACGATGCGTGTGGACAAGAGATTGCACTAAGGGCGTTGGTTCAATTCTATAATTTCAATCATTACGAGCTGTCCATGGAAGATCTCGGCTACAGCAAACGCTCAACCTCTGCGTCTGATTTAATCAGAAAAGAAGTAGGGAATGTTGTATATCAATAG
- the LSM12 gene encoding Lsm12p (similar to Saccharomyces cerevisiae LSM12 (YHR121W); ancestral locus Anc_2.142): MSISLEQVIGFRVKITNVLDEVTEGKIYSFNSSNNTITLQTTPISRKKTQHSNLHDFKIIKCSFIKDLTVLNTEKPSFNLFRKQFIKPSFTNVERIEAMLRDSLNGANKTASNSSKVSPECQMILSAIKKTISGTRLDEEGNIIVLDALKIISPYKPENIVKLNKHLDDDSLFLVEKIVGATWNRHHHTYDKNEEDGRKGG; this comes from the coding sequence ATGAGCATTAGTTTAGAGCAAGTAATTGGTTTCAGAGTGAAGATAACTAATGTTTTAGACGAAGTTACAGAAGGTAAAATATATTCGTTTAACTCTTCTAATAACACGATAACTCTGCAGACTACGCCGATATCAAGGAAGAAAACTCAACATTCCAATCTACATGACTTCAAGATCATTAAGTGCTCTTTTATCAAGGATTTGACTGTCTTGAACACCGAAAAGCCTTCGTTCAATCTGTTTAGAAAACAGTTTATTAAACCTTCTTTCACTAACGTTGAGAGGATCGAGGCAATGTTAAGAGATAGCCTCAATGGCGCAAATAAAACAGCTAGTAATAGTAGTAAAGTATCTCCTGAATGTCAGATGATACTATCTGCAATTAAAAAAACGATATCTGGCACAAGACTGGATGAAGAGGGCAATATTATTGTTCTTGATGCCTTAAAAATCATTTCTCCATACAAACCTGAAAATATTgtgaaattgaataagCATTTAGATGACGACTCACTTTTTTTAgtagaaaaaattgtagGAGCTACCTGGAACAGACATCACCATACTTATGACAAAAACGAGGAAGATGGTAGAAAAGGTGGTTAA
- the TEP1 gene encoding putative phosphatidylinositol-3,4,5-trisphosphate 3-phosphatase (similar to Saccharomyces cerevisiae TEP1 (YNL128W); ancestral locus Anc_2.141), with protein sequence MNRFDDKRPLFAGTFLKSLISSPINKYKNDLGFELDISYILPNLIVCSYPVVKYPKLIYRNNLMDLIEFMNVNHGPKNWKLYNFKVEKSVLDYSDKEFYYLTSKHTNTLDPLNYQTMENVASTVHDFSGKFPKRIGWLDHSSPPFYLLQEIIDDIHRYLMRNDKNVAILHCKMGKGRCGTISVAYMMKYSHYSVEDSCRNFMNSRFKPGVSKGVTIRSQLRYLKYHELFLSLDAAAQKEVLRFNKHRYEILSIHFVSPFFELLPKSYCPKIKFKCYNKNRDGLIEMLNFNINDLLSRNINHSENAIIEYNDDIKLEFGILLIDSKITKIVGKEVVYAKCWLNFYLEFMRFIEKEDSHCEDKRNYQINLSWDKLDGPMGGPYKGIKVFDTVQIVVRKL encoded by the coding sequence ATGAACAGATTTGACGATAAGAGGCCATTATTTGCTGGAACGtttttaaaatctttgatttcctctccaataaataaatataaaaatgatttggGCTTTGAATTGGATATTTCATACattttaccaaatttgattgtttgTTCATATCCAGTGGTTAAATATCCCAAACTGATTTATAGAAACAACTTAATGGATCTAATTGAGTTCATGAATGTAAACCATGGtccaaaaaattggaaattatACAACTTTAAAGTTGAAAAGAGCGTTTTAGATTATTCTGACAAAGAGTTTTACTACCTAACATCAAAACATACCAACACGCTTGATCCATTAAATTACCAGACGATGGAAAATGTAGCCTCAACCGTTCACGATTTTTCAGGCAAATTTCCAAAGCGTATTGGATGGCTAGACCATTCATCTCCACCATTTTATCTACTTCAAGAAATCATTGACGATATACACAGATATCTAATGAGAAACGATAAAAATGTGGCAATTTTACATTGTAAAATGGGTAAAGGCAGATGCGGAACCATATCTGTTGCATatatgatgaaatattCGCACTACTCAGTCGAAGATAGTTGtagaaattttatgaatAGTAGATTTAAACCTGGAGTGAGCAAAGGTGTGACAATTAGGTCGCAATTGCGATACTTGAAATATCACGAGCTGTTCTTATCTCTAGACGCAGCAGCGCAGAAAGAAGTCTTGAGATTCAATAAACATCgatatgaaattttgagtATTCATTTTGTCTCTCCATTCTTTGAGTTACTTCCCAAATCGTATTGTCCcaagataaaattcaaatgttacaataaaaatagaGATGGATTGATTGAAATGCttaattttaatatcaatgatTTACTATCTCGAAATATCAATCATTCTGAAAATGCTATTATCGAATacaatgatgatattaaaTTAGAATTCGGTATACTTTTAATCGATAGTAAAATCACCAAGATTGTTGGAAAAGAAGTTGTATATGCTAAATGCTGGCTGAATTTTTACCTCGAATTTATGcgtttcattgaaaaagaggACTCTCATTGTGAAGATAAGCGTAACTAccaaataaatttatcatGGGATAAATTAGATGGCCCAATGGGTGGTCCATATAAAGGAATAAAGGTATTTGATACAGTTCAAATTGTTGTACGCAAGCTATGA
- the NRK1 gene encoding ribosylnicotinamide kinase (similar to Saccharomyces cerevisiae NRK1 (YNL129W); ancestral locus Anc_2.140), producing MPDQKVILVALGGCSSSGKTTIAKLTATLIPDCVLIHQDDFYKHDEAIPMNDKYGIQDWDCAGALDFDAFEKELDSIKRTGSVSLKLIHNNNVDDPSKFQIEADFLGSLKEKYRKMVSKNYKIVIVDGFMLFNHASVRSKFDLKLLIRASYDVLKRRRASRKGYQTLDSFWTDPPYYFDEFVYHGYKEAHQQFFINNDVEAALNPATADGILAFNNDDTTPIQTSLEWVCNELVSRVSDL from the coding sequence ATGCCTGATCAGAAAGTGATATTGGTTGCTTTAGGAGGGTGTTCTTCTAGTGGGAAGACTACAATTGCAAAATTAACAGCCACTTTGATACCTGACTGTGTCTTGATCCATCAGGATGATTTCTATAAACACGACGAAGCGATTCCCATGAATGATAAATACGGTATTCAGGATTGGGACTGTGCTGGTGCATTGGATTTTGATGcctttgaaaaagaattagacAGTATCAAGAGAACGGGATCGGTATCcttaaaattgattcatAATAACAATGTGGATGATCCAagcaaatttcaaattgagGCTGACTTTCTTGGTTCTTTGAAAGAGAAGTACCGTAAGATGGTTTCCAAGAACTACAAAATTGTAATTGTTGATGGATTCATGCTATTCAATCATGCATCTGTcagatcaaaatttgatctAAAACTTTTGATAAGAGCTTCCTACGATGTCCTGAAGAGAAGGAGAGCCTCTAGAAAAGGCTATCAAACTCTGGATTCATTCTGGACAGATCCTCCATActattttgatgaatttgtCTACCATGGTTATAAAGAAGCGCATCagcaatttttcatcaacaacGATGTGGAAGCCGCATTAAACCCAGCTACTGCAGATGGTATTCTAGCGTTCAATAATGACGATACAACCCCCATACAGACTTCTTTAGAGTGGGTTTGCAATGAACTTGTATCGCGTGTATCTGATTTGTGA
- the CPT1 gene encoding diacylglycerol cholinephosphotransferase (similar to Saccharomyces cerevisiae EPT1 (YHR123W) and CPT1 (YNL130C); ancestral locus Anc_2.138), with amino-acid sequence MGFFIPQQNLNNLKHYKYQSEDHSLLSNSILRPFWRKFAKIFPLWMAPNLVTLSGLGFIIINVLTVLYYDPFLNQSSPRWTYLSYAVGLFLYQTFDACDGIHARQTGQSGPLGELFDHCIDSINTTLSLFPFCSCIGMGYGVTFVLVQFMCLCNFYLSTWEEYHTHKLYLSEFCGPVEGIIMVVILFLLSAILGPQTVWHTKLFDLKVNETTAFSIETYHVMLISSGVALLFNIFTATKNVSDYYMEHNKALESNGRNEKESVEDDIAKALDGLTPFFLYFISVFSLVLVESSFVSLSFILSIGLSVAFVVGRIIVGHLTMQSFPMVNPPMVVPSVQLVLYLILVKFMDYDKLEVIFSLCWLGFGFSLGIHFMFINEILYEFTNYLDVYALSIKHPKKL; translated from the exons ATGGGTTTCTTCATACCACAACAGAACctcaataatttgaaacaCTACAA ATATCAAAGTGAAGACCATTCGCTGCTGAGTAATAGTATCCTAAGACCCTTTTGGAGAAAATTTGCTAAGATATTCCCCTTATGGATGGCACCAAATCTGGTCACTTTATCTGGGTTAggattcattattatcaatgTGCTTACCGTACTATATTATGATCCATTTCTAAATCAGAGTTCTCCACGTTGGACCTATTTGTCCTATGCAGTAGGTTTATTCCTTTATCAGACATTTGACGCATGCGATGGTATTCATGCACGTCAGACGGGGCAATCGGGTCCATTAGGTGAGTTGTTTGATCACTGCATTGACTCCATTAATACAACCTTGTCTCTATTTCCCTTCTGTTCATGTATCGGTATGGGATATGGCGTCACTTTTGTTTTAGTTCAGTTCATGTGTCTTTGTAACTTTTACCTAAGTACATGGGAAGAGTATCACACTCATAAGTTATATTTAAGTGAATTTTGTGGCCCCGTCGAAGGTATTATAATGGTTGTTATCTTGTTCCTTCTATCTGCCATATTAGGGCCACAAACCGTATGGcatacaaaattatttgatctCAAAGTAAACGAGACAACTGCATTTAGCATTGAGACCTACCATGTCATGTTGATTTCTTCTGGAGTAGCATTGTtgttcaatattttcacaGCCACCAAGAATGTTAGTGATTATTACATGGAACATAACAAAGCTCTTGAATCAAATGGTagaaatgaaaaggaaTCTGTAGAGGATGATATTGCAAAGGCTTTGGATGGATTAACCCCATTCTTCCTTTACTTCATTTCAGTTTTCTCTTTAGTTCTAGTTGAATCTAGTTTTGTCTCATTATCCTTCATCCTGTCCATTGGTCTTAGCGTTGCATTTGTAGTAGGAAGAATCATAGTGGGCCACTTAACTATGCAATCATTTCCAATGGTTAACCCCCCAATGGTGGTTCCATCCGTTCAATTAGTATTATATTTGATCCTAGTCAAATTCATGGATTACGATAAGTTGGAGGTGATATTTAGTCTATGTTGGTTAGGATTTGGTTTCAGCTTAGGGATTCATTTCATGtttatcaatgaaattctCTACGAGTTCACAAATTACTTGGACGTCTACGCATTATCTATAAAGCATCCAAAGAAATTGTAA